Proteins from a single region of Acidobacteriota bacterium:
- a CDS encoding helix-turn-helix domain-containing protein: MESIAAVLKSQREQRKLSLSQVAADTRISTRHLESIEEGRFDDLPGGMYNRAFLRAYCERLGLDQSEMLERYESEVSPRTEKPMRSRTPIDPGTSWRIPPALVWSLMLALSAAGIFLARESIYEIFSPYFSRPAAPAVTYAPPASAAASASAGSAPSGDAGTGAAPSPDSAPATGAAPSTDSAPATGSAPSTGTADQSGEAAAAAEADGILRLEVEGTESSWISISSDGGPAIQKILEPGEIQSASATEQIRIVVGNAGGVRLRINGKRAKPLGRSGEVVRLLIDRATLAGLLDPGAG; this comes from the coding sequence ATGGAATCTATCGCGGCGGTACTGAAATCGCAGAGGGAGCAGCGCAAACTCTCCCTTTCCCAGGTTGCGGCCGACACACGGATCAGCACGCGCCACCTCGAGAGCATCGAGGAGGGGCGTTTCGATGACCTGCCGGGCGGCATGTACAACCGCGCCTTTCTGCGCGCCTACTGCGAACGCCTCGGCCTGGACCAGTCGGAGATGCTCGAGCGTTACGAGTCGGAGGTCTCCCCCCGCACCGAAAAACCGATGCGGAGCCGAACCCCGATCGATCCCGGCACCTCGTGGCGCATCCCGCCCGCGCTGGTCTGGAGCCTGATGCTGGCCCTCTCCGCGGCCGGGATCTTCCTGGCCAGGGAATCGATTTACGAAATCTTCTCCCCCTATTTTTCCAGGCCGGCGGCCCCGGCGGTGACCTATGCCCCGCCCGCCTCCGCGGCCGCGTCCGCTTCGGCGGGCTCCGCTCCTTCGGGGGACGCCGGGACGGGCGCGGCGCCTTCGCCCGATTCCGCACCCGCGACGGGCGCGGCACCTTCAACCGATTCCGCGCCCGCGACGGGTTCCGCACCTTCGACCGGTACGGCGGACCAGTCCGGCGAAGCGGCCGCAGCCGCGGAGGCGGACGGCATCCTCCGGCTCGAAGTCGAAGGAACCGAATCGAGCTGGATCTCCATCTCCAGCGACGGCGGCCCGGCGATCCAGAAAATCCTCGAGCCGGGAGAGATCCAGTCGGCCAGCGCGACGGAGCAGATCCGGATCGTGGTCGGCAACGCCGGCGGCGTCCGCCTCAGGATCAACGGCAAACGGGCGAAACCGCTGGGCCGGTCCGGAGAGGTGGTCCGGCTGCTCATCGACCGGGCCACCCTGGCCGGACTCCTCGATCCGGGCGCGGGTTAA
- a CDS encoding outer membrane lipoprotein-sorting protein, with protein sequence MKEMLQLPAPGGTRGRARALAGVLLALALGTGCSIKRTVNVEVPARILAAREAGFDQLLGIVNGYSGIPDLANARMKVTLTYGRWESGEQEEYRRAPGYLLVRNPDTLRLVVQNPITKTAIFDVLSVGDDFSAWVPGKLRFYRGSNSAEDLLLEELPGGIPLRAPHIYEALIPAGIDPGAQGVRVSLEEAADNEAKYYILSLYRDGEGARIHCLRRIWIERSRLAIARQQIFREDGRLISDIEYLGMEPAGGLMLPAEIRLERPEDGYAVKLEFEGDSWRVARGLGDEAFQLSPPPGAEIVTLGNTEKEQRF encoded by the coding sequence ATGAAAGAAATGTTGCAGTTGCCAGCACCTGGGGGAACCAGAGGACGCGCTCGGGCGCTTGCCGGAGTCCTCCTGGCGCTGGCGCTCGGGACGGGGTGCAGCATCAAGCGAACGGTCAACGTGGAGGTCCCCGCCCGGATCCTCGCCGCGCGGGAGGCGGGTTTCGACCAGCTCCTCGGGATCGTCAACGGCTACAGCGGGATCCCGGACCTGGCCAACGCGCGGATGAAAGTGACGCTCACTTACGGCAGATGGGAGAGCGGGGAGCAGGAAGAGTACAGGCGGGCGCCCGGTTACCTGCTGGTGCGCAACCCGGACACCCTGCGCCTGGTGGTTCAGAACCCCATCACCAAGACCGCCATCTTCGACGTGCTGAGCGTGGGGGACGATTTTTCCGCCTGGGTGCCGGGCAAGCTCCGGTTCTACCGGGGGAGCAATTCGGCCGAAGACCTCCTGCTGGAGGAGCTGCCGGGCGGCATCCCGCTGCGGGCCCCCCACATCTACGAGGCGCTGATCCCGGCCGGGATCGATCCCGGTGCGCAAGGGGTGCGGGTTTCGCTCGAAGAAGCGGCTGACAACGAGGCCAAATATTATATACTTTCCTTATACCGTGATGGGGAGGGGGCCAGGATTCACTGCCTGCGCAGGATCTGGATCGAGCGCTCCCGGCTGGCCATCGCCCGGCAGCAGATCTTTCGCGAGGACGGGCGCCTGATCAGCGACATCGAATACCTCGGGATGGAGCCGGCCGGGGGGCTCATGCTCCCGGCGGAGATCCGCCTCGAGCGCCCCGAGGACGGGTACGCGGTGAAACTGGAGTTCGAGGGCGACAGCTGGCGCGTCGCCAGGGGGCTCGGGGACGAAGCCTTCCAGCTCTCCCCGCCGCCGGGCGCCGAAATCGTGACACTTGGGAATACCGAAAAGGAGCAGCGCTTTTAA
- a CDS encoding outer membrane lipoprotein carrier protein LolA, giving the protein MRLALALVYPSILLAACLAGGAPAAEADESAELEKALARVDQISRTFRSFSARLSQKKYTAVLEEFDTPEKGRFHYAVARDGSVMMRHEIEAPGKRILTIKGDSAVLYQPVVRQAQVYALGKRKNLVEYLGTGLGQSSENLRRKFHIAWKGSASIDGRKCFVLEFKPRDPKAAASVRSITVSFDQTNVTPVRYRIEEPSGDYLLETFSEGKLNTRLPEELFEQKLPRGVEVLKF; this is encoded by the coding sequence ATGCGACTGGCATTGGCGTTGGTGTATCCATCCATTCTCCTGGCCGCGTGCCTGGCGGGGGGCGCCCCCGCGGCGGAGGCCGACGAGTCCGCCGAACTCGAAAAGGCCCTGGCCCGGGTGGACCAGATCAGCCGGACGTTCCGCTCCTTTTCGGCGCGGCTGTCCCAGAAGAAATACACGGCGGTGCTCGAGGAGTTCGACACCCCGGAAAAAGGGCGCTTCCACTACGCCGTCGCCCGGGACGGATCGGTCATGATGCGGCACGAGATCGAGGCCCCGGGGAAACGGATCCTGACGATCAAGGGGGACAGCGCGGTGCTCTACCAGCCCGTCGTGCGCCAGGCGCAGGTGTACGCGCTCGGGAAGCGGAAGAACCTGGTGGAGTACCTCGGGACGGGGCTCGGCCAGTCGTCGGAGAACCTGCGGCGCAAATTCCACATCGCCTGGAAGGGGAGCGCGTCGATCGACGGCCGGAAGTGCTTCGTGCTCGAATTCAAACCCCGCGACCCGAAGGCGGCCGCGAGCGTCCGATCGATCACGGTATCGTTCGACCAGACGAACGTGACCCCGGTCCGGTACCGGATCGAGGAGCCGAGCGGCGATTACCTCCTCGAGACCTTCAGCGAGGGAAAGCTCAACACCCGGCTCCCGGAGGAGCTCTTCGAGCAGAAACTCCCCAGGGGGGTCGAAGTCCTCAAATTCTGA
- a CDS encoding helix-turn-helix transcriptional regulator encodes MISSVAETYGIHPQTLRLYERLGLLKPSRSDGNTRLYTREDLQQLEVILTLTRELGVNLAGVEVILHMREKMEQLQLEMEQLVTFVREQVSPSMAASMRSALVRVPATKIVRSRR; translated from the coding sequence ATGATCAGCTCGGTGGCGGAGACGTACGGGATCCACCCCCAGACCCTGCGCCTGTACGAGCGGCTGGGGCTGCTCAAGCCCTCCCGGAGCGACGGGAACACCCGCCTGTACACCAGGGAGGACCTCCAGCAGCTGGAGGTCATCCTGACCCTGACGAGGGAGCTGGGGGTGAACCTCGCGGGGGTCGAGGTCATCCTGCACATGCGGGAAAAGATGGAGCAGCTGCAGCTGGAGATGGAGCAGCTGGTCACGTTCGTGCGCGAGCAGGTTTCCCCCTCCATGGCCGCCTCCATGCGGAGCGCGCTCGTGCGCGTGCCCGCAACCAAGATCGTGAGGAGCCGGAGATGA
- a CDS encoding MCE family protein gives MPQQKRVRLAELKVGIFVLVGLILLLALILQQSWGIRWFSSSAKVLAYLTDVGGLKPGAPVWFAGMEIGRVRAVSIVPPESYDGNAEVFARIDQVKKEIEALEASAPDREEDLEELRDRIRDLKMSIRFVEVKLDIDPEYLGRISRDSEISIESRGLIGDSFIDISPGTFGSPPVRQGDYYVIESVQSAGFREIMTGANDVVANFGVLSEQFKEIVKRVNPAKVGSGMGDILEDTQRTIREANRTFTHATSLLDEMQKGEGTVGRLVADPGLYNRLTESLEKFNALAENIQNGQGTIGRLMSDPSLFENANQMLAKAEKVMDRMERGEGTLGKLSRDDAFYRSSTEALAKFALLMEEIEEGKGTMGKLLKDPSLYHNLDQSSAEITKLLYDIRKDPKKFLTIRFRIF, from the coding sequence ATGCCGCAACAGAAACGAGTAAGACTGGCCGAACTGAAAGTGGGGATTTTCGTCCTCGTCGGTCTCATCCTGCTCCTGGCCCTGATCCTGCAGCAGAGCTGGGGGATCCGGTGGTTTTCGTCCTCGGCCAAGGTGCTGGCCTACCTGACCGACGTGGGCGGGTTGAAGCCGGGCGCCCCCGTCTGGTTCGCGGGGATGGAGATCGGGCGGGTGCGGGCCGTGTCCATCGTCCCCCCGGAAAGCTACGACGGCAACGCCGAAGTCTTCGCCCGGATCGACCAGGTCAAGAAGGAGATCGAAGCGCTCGAGGCCTCCGCCCCGGACCGCGAGGAGGACCTCGAGGAGCTGCGGGACCGGATCCGGGATCTCAAGATGAGCATCCGCTTCGTGGAGGTCAAGCTCGACATCGACCCGGAGTACCTCGGACGGATCAGCAGGGATTCGGAGATCAGCATCGAATCGAGGGGGCTGATCGGGGACTCCTTCATCGACATTTCCCCCGGCACCTTCGGATCCCCCCCCGTCAGGCAGGGGGACTACTACGTCATCGAGAGCGTCCAGAGCGCCGGTTTCCGCGAGATCATGACCGGGGCCAACGACGTGGTGGCCAATTTCGGAGTCCTCTCCGAGCAGTTCAAGGAGATCGTCAAGCGCGTCAACCCCGCCAAGGTCGGGTCGGGGATGGGCGATATCCTCGAGGATACCCAGCGGACGATCCGGGAGGCGAACCGGACCTTCACCCACGCCACCTCCCTGCTCGACGAGATGCAGAAGGGGGAGGGGACGGTGGGGCGGCTCGTGGCCGATCCCGGGCTGTACAACCGGCTCACCGAGTCGCTCGAGAAGTTCAACGCCCTGGCCGAGAACATCCAGAACGGCCAGGGCACGATCGGCCGGCTGATGTCCGACCCTTCCCTGTTCGAAAACGCCAACCAGATGCTGGCCAAGGCCGAGAAGGTCATGGACCGGATGGAGAGGGGGGAGGGAACCCTCGGCAAGCTGTCCAGGGACGACGCCTTCTACCGCTCGAGCACCGAGGCGCTCGCGAAGTTCGCCCTCCTCATGGAGGAGATCGAGGAGGGAAAGGGGACCATGGGCAAGCTCCTGAAGGACCCGAGCCTGTACCACAACCTCGACCAGTCCTCCGCCGAGATCACCAAGCTGCTGTACGATATCCGGAAGGACCCCAAGAAGTTTCTGACCATCCGCTTCCGGATCTTTTGA
- a CDS encoding ABC transporter permease has protein sequence MENPVVRVFLALSRAVVGPILTIQSYTLLSVRAVANLFSRPVYWREIVLQMDRVGVGSLTIVVLTGFFTGAVMAIQSEGALRRYGAVGMTGQLVALTVIRELGPVLSALMLAGRIGAGIASELGSMVVSEQINAMRALGTDPVRRLVTPRMLAMVLMLPVLTIICDAAGMVGGWLIAAYKLLISSNQYWSDAMNALQFSDMVGTLVKPVVFGFIIAMTGCYIGLGTTGGTEGVGRSTTRAVVSASILVIAADFFLNNLLIHLAPLMNR, from the coding sequence ATGGAAAACCCGGTGGTACGCGTATTTCTGGCCCTTTCGCGGGCCGTTGTCGGCCCGATCCTGACGATCCAGTCCTACACCCTCCTGTCGGTCCGGGCGGTGGCCAACCTTTTCTCCCGCCCCGTCTACTGGCGCGAGATCGTGCTGCAGATGGACCGGGTCGGGGTCGGGTCGCTGACGATCGTGGTGCTGACCGGGTTTTTCACCGGTGCCGTGATGGCGATCCAGTCCGAGGGGGCCCTGCGCCGCTACGGTGCGGTCGGCATGACGGGGCAGCTGGTGGCCCTGACGGTGATCCGTGAGCTGGGCCCCGTCCTTTCCGCCCTGATGCTGGCGGGACGGATCGGGGCCGGGATCGCGTCCGAGCTCGGCTCCATGGTGGTCTCGGAGCAGATCAACGCCATGCGGGCGCTCGGGACCGACCCGGTCCGCCGCCTGGTGACCCCGCGCATGCTGGCCATGGTCCTCATGCTCCCGGTGCTCACGATCATATGCGACGCCGCGGGGATGGTGGGCGGCTGGCTCATCGCCGCCTACAAGCTCCTGATCAGCTCCAACCAGTACTGGTCCGACGCCATGAACGCCCTGCAGTTTTCGGACATGGTGGGGACCCTGGTCAAACCGGTGGTGTTCGGCTTCATCATCGCCATGACCGGGTGCTACATCGGGCTCGGCACCACCGGCGGAACCGAGGGGGTGGGGCGCAGCACGACCCGGGCCGTGGTGAGCGCATCGATCCTGGTGATCGCGGCCGATTTTTTCCTGAACAACCTGCTCATTCACCTCGCACCCCTTATGAACCGATGA
- the dnaJ gene encoding molecular chaperone DnaJ: MAGKEDFYTILGVPRGAKEAEIKKAYRRLARKNHPDVNPGDKSAEERFKKIQEAYDVLSDAKKRAVYDQYGFYSDNIREQAGARGRGAGGGASQGFDFSGAGFGGGGFRDIFSELFGRGRQEAPTRGDDLEQQLNISFMESIRGFSARLSIARREACTACGGTGADRSQGQQVCPRCQGSGQEARSQGFMKVSGPCRMCGGNGRVGGRCGACGGSGSRQVQETVTVRIPPGVANGYRMRVAGKGNAGRNGSPPGDLYLIISVRPHEFFRREGNDIVCTVPVTVTEAALGAKIEVPSVGGKALLKIPPGTQSGQKFRLRGKGAPSLRGDVPGNQIVEVRVVVPHAADERSREILRELARLNPEDPRAGLQGL; this comes from the coding sequence TTCTGGGAGTGCCGCGCGGGGCCAAGGAAGCCGAGATCAAGAAGGCCTACCGGCGCCTGGCCCGGAAGAACCATCCCGACGTGAACCCGGGGGACAAGTCCGCCGAGGAGCGCTTCAAGAAGATCCAGGAAGCCTACGACGTGCTCAGCGACGCCAAAAAGCGGGCGGTCTACGACCAGTACGGCTTCTATTCCGACAATATCAGGGAGCAGGCGGGTGCACGCGGGAGGGGGGCCGGGGGGGGCGCCTCCCAGGGCTTCGATTTTTCCGGGGCCGGCTTCGGCGGGGGAGGTTTTCGCGACATCTTCAGCGAGCTTTTCGGGCGCGGGCGCCAGGAGGCGCCGACGCGGGGGGACGACCTCGAACAGCAGCTCAACATCTCGTTCATGGAGAGCATCCGCGGGTTTTCGGCCCGGCTCTCCATCGCCCGGCGCGAGGCGTGCACGGCGTGCGGCGGCACCGGCGCCGACCGCTCCCAGGGGCAGCAGGTCTGCCCCCGCTGCCAGGGATCGGGACAGGAGGCGCGGTCGCAGGGATTCATGAAGGTCTCCGGCCCCTGCCGGATGTGCGGGGGGAACGGCCGGGTCGGGGGGCGTTGCGGCGCCTGCGGCGGCTCGGGGAGCCGGCAGGTGCAGGAAACGGTCACGGTCCGGATCCCGCCCGGGGTGGCCAACGGGTACCGGATGCGGGTGGCGGGGAAGGGGAACGCGGGGAGGAACGGATCCCCCCCGGGGGACCTCTATCTCATCATATCGGTCCGGCCGCACGAGTTTTTCCGCCGGGAAGGGAACGACATCGTCTGTACCGTGCCGGTCACGGTGACGGAGGCGGCCCTGGGAGCCAAGATCGAGGTCCCCTCGGTCGGCGGGAAAGCGCTGCTGAAGATCCCCCCCGGCACCCAGAGCGGGCAGAAATTCCGGCTTCGGGGCAAAGGCGCCCCCTCGCTCAGGGGGGACGTGCCCGGCAACCAGATCGTCGAGGTGCGGGTGGTGGTCCCGCACGCGGCCGACGAGCGCTCCCGGGAGATCCTGAGGGAGCTCGCACGGCTGAACCCGGAGGACCCGCGCGCCGGCCTTCAGGGTTTATGA
- a CDS encoding FtsX-like permease family protein, whose translation MENLVTANIRSRPTRTFISILAVALGVILMLVVGGIVSGTLDDYLGRTMALGSDFILQPGGSSIFYAFSDASLNQKLTGVIEGLPGVAAVTPVLSKFHAKGFGLVFGIDMESYNKFPGRLEILEGTPSLEGDEVIVDQAYADAQKLKPGMTINVLNHDFTVTAICRPGAVVRVFIPLETMKMLNGTPDKVTIMFIKAEPKADLDTVYQTLADKFPGNSILRASDPNLLLAETRLPGLNEFRMLVVLVSMLLSFMVILLAMYTTIFERTREIGILKSLGASRRFIVGMIIQESAMICGLGALLGIAVSEVIRFVIIARFPTLQVSMTAEDLLRGLVLGLLAGTFGALYPAYKAAKMDPVKALSYE comes from the coding sequence ATGGAAAACCTGGTCACCGCCAACATCCGTTCGCGCCCGACGCGCACTTTCATCAGCATCCTTGCCGTCGCCCTGGGGGTCATCCTCATGCTGGTGGTCGGCGGCATCGTCTCCGGCACCCTGGACGATTATCTCGGGCGTACGATGGCGCTCGGATCGGACTTCATCCTGCAGCCGGGCGGCTCCTCCATCTTCTACGCCTTCAGCGACGCCAGTCTGAACCAGAAGCTGACGGGCGTGATCGAGGGCCTTCCGGGGGTGGCCGCGGTCACCCCGGTGCTCAGCAAGTTCCACGCCAAGGGATTCGGCCTGGTCTTCGGGATCGACATGGAAAGCTACAACAAGTTCCCGGGCCGGCTGGAGATCCTGGAAGGCACCCCGTCCCTCGAGGGGGACGAGGTGATCGTGGACCAGGCCTACGCCGACGCCCAGAAACTCAAACCGGGAATGACGATCAACGTGCTGAACCACGACTTCACCGTCACGGCCATCTGCCGGCCGGGGGCGGTGGTCCGGGTTTTCATCCCCCTCGAAACGATGAAGATGCTCAACGGCACCCCCGACAAGGTGACGATCATGTTCATCAAGGCGGAGCCGAAGGCGGACCTGGACACCGTGTACCAGACCCTCGCGGATAAGTTTCCGGGCAACTCCATCCTGCGCGCATCGGACCCCAACCTGCTGCTGGCCGAAACGCGGCTGCCGGGCCTCAACGAGTTCCGCATGCTGGTGGTGCTCGTGTCGATGCTCCTCAGCTTCATGGTCATCCTGCTGGCCATGTACACCACCATCTTCGAACGGACGCGCGAGATCGGGATCCTGAAATCGCTGGGGGCGTCGAGGCGTTTTATAGTTGGCATGATCATTCAGGAATCTGCTATGATATGCGGCTTGGGCGCGCTTTTGGGGATAGCGGTCAGCGAGGTCATCCGTTTCGTGATCATCGCGCGGTTCCCGACGCTCCAGGTGTCCATGACGGCCGAGGACCTGCTCCGAGGACTTGTCCTGGGCCTTCTGGCAGGGACCTTTGGCGCGCTGTACCCGGCTTACAAGGCCGCGAAGATGGATCCGGTCAAAGCGTTGAGCTACGAGTAG
- a CDS encoding ABC transporter ATP-binding protein, with product MTYRSGRVDVPAVQGLNLTVRQGEFIAIMGPSGCGKSTLLHLLGGLLQPTGGSILIDGIDISRLSDSERTTVRRKKISYVFQRFNLFPTLTAKGNIELAKKIHGNGAQNSNGIAPIFEMLGLGGKFNFRPSELSGGEQQRVAIARAVINRPSIILADEPTGSLDSRNSHTVLRMLRDLNEKLGQTIVMITHDSEAASTASRVIEMKDGRILTPTSRYSYEPEFERLY from the coding sequence ATGACCTACCGGTCGGGCCGGGTGGACGTCCCGGCGGTGCAGGGTTTGAACCTCACGGTCCGGCAGGGGGAGTTCATCGCCATCATGGGCCCTTCCGGGTGCGGGAAATCGACGCTGCTGCACCTGCTGGGCGGCCTGCTGCAACCCACGGGCGGGTCGATCCTCATCGACGGGATCGACATCTCCAGGCTGTCCGATTCGGAGCGCACGACCGTGCGCCGGAAGAAGATCAGCTACGTTTTCCAGCGCTTCAATCTCTTCCCGACGCTGACGGCGAAAGGGAACATCGAACTGGCCAAGAAGATCCACGGCAACGGGGCGCAGAACTCCAACGGGATCGCCCCGATCTTCGAAATGCTGGGCCTCGGCGGAAAGTTCAATTTCCGCCCCTCGGAACTGTCGGGCGGGGAGCAGCAGCGGGTGGCGATCGCGCGTGCCGTGATCAACCGGCCTTCCATCATCCTGGCCGACGAGCCCACCGGCAGCCTCGATTCGCGTAATTCGCATACCGTGCTGCGGATGCTGCGCGACCTCAACGAAAAGCTGGGGCAGACGATCGTGATGATCACGCACGATTCCGAGGCCGCCTCGACGGCCAGCCGCGTGATCGAGATGAAGGACGGGCGGATCCTCACCCCGACCTCCAGGTATTCCTACGAACCGGAATTCGAAAGACTCTACTGA
- a CDS encoding ATP-binding cassette domain-containing protein has product MIEFRAVDKSFNDEAVLRQVSFRIGPGETKIIVGASGSGKSTILKLILGLIRPDSGQILVEGRDITRLEEEEMVSVRRRIGMVFQEGALFDSLSVRENVGYRFFEEGALEEDAIEREVLRLLGVVGLEEAIDKMPAELSGGMKRRVGIARALAGSPRIVLYDEPTAGLDPITKRTIVELMIQLRDLEGVTSVFVTHDLPAATTIAAECAALDEGGRVRFNRQGDARCLLDISFILLEDGAVCFEGNYQQLMASRIPYVRRFVD; this is encoded by the coding sequence ATGATTGAATTTCGCGCAGTCGACAAATCGTTCAATGATGAAGCGGTGCTCCGGCAGGTCAGCTTCAGGATCGGCCCGGGCGAGACCAAGATCATCGTGGGCGCCAGCGGCAGCGGCAAATCGACCATCCTGAAGCTGATCCTCGGGCTCATCCGGCCCGATTCGGGACAGATCCTGGTCGAGGGGCGCGACATCACCCGGCTCGAGGAGGAGGAGATGGTCTCCGTCCGCCGCCGCATCGGCATGGTCTTCCAGGAGGGGGCCCTGTTCGATTCGCTCAGCGTCAGGGAAAACGTAGGCTACCGCTTTTTCGAGGAGGGGGCCCTCGAAGAGGACGCCATCGAGCGCGAGGTGCTCCGGCTGCTCGGTGTCGTGGGGCTCGAGGAGGCGATCGACAAGATGCCGGCCGAACTCTCGGGGGGGATGAAGCGGCGGGTGGGGATCGCCCGCGCCCTGGCCGGGTCCCCCCGCATCGTCCTCTACGACGAGCCGACGGCGGGGCTGGACCCGATTACCAAGAGGACCATCGTCGAACTGATGATCCAGCTGCGCGACCTGGAGGGGGTGACGAGCGTCTTCGTGACCCACGACCTGCCGGCCGCCACCACCATCGCGGCCGAATGTGCCGCGCTCGACGAGGGGGGCCGGGTCCGGTTCAACCGGCAGGGTGACGCGCGCTGCCTCCTCGACATCAGTTTCATCCTGCTGGAGGACGGGGCGGTCTGCTTCGAGGGGAACTACCAGCAGCTCATGGCTTCCAGGATCCCCTACGTCCGGAGGTTTGTGGACTAG
- a CDS encoding CDP-alcohol phosphatidyltransferase family protein: MLSDVIGRAGKCVLDGIVRVLSFFHVNPNILTFTGVLISFWAAFEFGYGNLFRGGLVIILAGLFDMLDGEVARVSQSATRFGAFYDSVIDRYSDVIILQGLVVYYARQQSLGYVVLVGVVVMGAVLTSYTRARAESLIPKCKVGFLERPERIVLLIIGGLSGRMEAVLWVLAVLGNWTVFDRIYYTWKQLPKSSPSLERPAAPVAP; encoded by the coding sequence ATGTTGAGCGACGTCATCGGAAGAGCGGGCAAATGTGTTCTCGACGGGATCGTGCGGGTCCTCTCGTTTTTTCACGTCAACCCCAACATCCTCACCTTCACCGGCGTGCTGATCAGCTTCTGGGCCGCCTTCGAATTCGGCTACGGCAACCTCTTCCGGGGCGGGCTCGTCATCATCCTCGCCGGCCTGTTCGACATGCTCGACGGCGAGGTGGCGCGCGTCAGCCAGAGCGCCACCCGGTTCGGCGCCTTCTACGACTCGGTCATCGACCGCTACTCGGACGTCATCATCCTCCAGGGGCTCGTGGTGTACTACGCACGCCAGCAGAGCCTGGGGTACGTGGTGCTGGTCGGGGTGGTGGTCATGGGGGCGGTGCTCACGAGCTACACCCGGGCGCGCGCGGAATCGCTGATCCCCAAATGCAAGGTCGGGTTCCTGGAGCGTCCGGAGCGGATAGTGCTCCTGATCATCGGCGGGCTTTCGGGGCGGATGGAAGCCGTGCTCTGGGTCCTGGCGGTGCTGGGCAACTGGACCGTGTTCGACCGGATCTATTACACCTGGAAGCAGCTCCCCAAGTCCTCCCCCTCCCTAGAGCGCCCGGCGGCGCCGGTCGCCCCGTAA